A window of Mixophyes fleayi isolate aMixFle1 chromosome 10, aMixFle1.hap1, whole genome shotgun sequence contains these coding sequences:
- the KLHL36 gene encoding kelch-like protein 36: MEGSRQTRVSRPQKISESSKLYRWADHSCLVLHSLNEQRQKGLFCDVILVADDQRVPAHRNFLSACSDYFNSMFTIGMREVHQKEVELVGASYIGLKAVVDFLYTSDLTLDGGNTDYVLETSHLLQIWKVVDFCCEYLESEVNEENYLYLQELASIYSLERLDSYIDSFILHNYSILSFTSDFLQNISVQKICHYLMSSQVQHVSEHDLLKSALQWLTQCPERESQAYQVLQNIRFQLISKSELLHQVKPAISSLLPKEANCESLVEKAVYYHNNVAAQPLLQNTRSTLRTGTEELLFIGGEVSEHCLELSDDVYSLDIKRERWLSETQLPARRSHHCVIALGNFVYVAGGSFSRDNGGDAASNLLYRYDPRWSQWIQVASMNQHRVDFYLAAVTDKLVAVGGRNESGALSSVESYCPQLDTWTYVSELPRFTYGHAGTVLKDSVYISGGHDYQIGPYRKNLLCYDPGADVWEERRPMITARGWHSMCTLDDSIYSIGGSDDNLESMERFDILSVECYSPQCDQWTRIAPLIQPNSESGVAVLDNKIYILGGYSWENTLFSRTVQIYDKEKKKWVKGMDLPKTVAGVSACVCVLKSRSDGGSKKTKIKRYEDRGR, encoded by the exons ATGGAGGGGTCGAGGCAGACGAGGGTGTCGCGGCCACAGAAGATCAGCGAATCTTCAAAG CTGTACCGATGGGCCGACCACTCCTGCCTGGTCCTTCACAGCCTCAATGAACAGAGACAGAAAGGTCTCTTCTGTGACGTCATTCTGGTGGCTGACGACCAAAGAGTGCCAGCCCATAGGAACTTCTTATCTGCTTGTAGTGACTACTTCAACTCCATGTTCACCATCGGCATGAGAGAGGTCCACCAGAAAGAGGTGGAGCTGGTGGGGGCCTCGTACATCGGTCTCAAGGCCGTCGTTGACTTTTTGTACACCAGTGATTTGACGTTGGATGGAGGCAATACAGATTATGTCCTGGAGACTTCCCACCTTCTTCAGATCTGGAAAGTGGTGGATTTCTGCTGTGAGTATTTGGAGAGTGAGGTAAACGAGGAGAATTATCTCTACCTGCAAGAACTGGCTTCTATTTATTCTCTGGAGCGTCTGGACTCTTACATTGACTCATTCATCCTGCACAACTACAGCATTCTGTCCTTCACGAGTGACTTCCTCCAGAACATATCTGTGCAGAAGATTTGTCATTACCTAATGAGCAGCCAAGTCCAGCACGTCAGCGAGCATGACCTCCTGAAGTCCGCCCTGCAGTGGTTGACTCAGTGCCCGGAACGTGAGAGCCAGGCCTACCAGGTTCTCCAGAATATACGTTTCCAGCTGATTTCTAAAAGTGAGCTCTTGCACCAAGTGAAACCTGCCATTTCTTCCCTCCTACCGAAAGAGGCGAATTGCGAAAGCTTGGTGGAGAAAGCGGTCTACTATCACAATAACGTGGCCGCACAGCCGCTGCTCCAAAACACTCGTAGTACTTTACGTACGGGGACAGAGGAGCTTCTGTTCATCGGTGGGGAGGTCTCGGAACACTGTCTGGAGTTGAGCGACGACGTTTACAGCTTGGACATTAAGAGGGAGCGGTGGTTGTCGGAGACGCAGCTCCCGGCAAGAAGGAGTCACCACTGCGTCATAGCTCTCGGCAACTTCGTCTATGTGGCTGGAGGGAGTTTCTCCAGAGACAACGGTGGGGATGCGGCTTCCAACCTTCTCTACAGGTATGATCCCCGCTGGAGTCAGTGGATCCAG GTGGCCTCCATGAACCAACATCGGGTGGATTTCTATTTGGCTGCGGTGACTGATAAACTTGTCGCCGTTGGCGGCAGGAATGAAAGCGGCGCCCTCTCTTCGGTTGAAAGCTACTGCCCCCAGCTCGATACCTGGACCTACGTATCGGAGCTGCCGAG ATTCACCTATGGACATGCTGGAACTGTGCTCAAAGACTCCGTATACATCTCTGGGGGACACGACTATCAGATCGGACCTTACAGGAAAAACTTGCTTTGCTACGACCCTGGTGCTGACGTTTGGGAAGAGAGGAGACCCATGATCACGGCTAGGGGCTGGCATAGCATGTGCACGCTGGATGACAGTATATACTCTATAGGTGGGAGCGATGACAACCTGGAGTCCATGGAACGTTTCGATATCCTCAGCGTGGAGTGTTACAGCCCCCAGTGTGACCAATGGACACGCATCGCTCCCCTGATACAACCTAACAGCGAATCGGGGGTGGCCGTTTTGGACAACAAGATTTATATCCTGGGCGGATACAGCTGGGAGAACACGTTGTTCTCTAGGACTGTGCAGATATACGACAAGGAGAAGAAAAAGTGGGTGAAAGGAATGGACTTGCCCAAGACTGTGGCCGGCGTGTCCGCCTGCGTCTGCGTACTGAAGAGCAGAAGTGATGGCGgaagtaaaaaaacaaagattAAGCGATACGAGGACAGAGGGCGGTGA